A genomic stretch from Pelodiscus sinensis isolate JC-2024 chromosome 23, ASM4963464v1, whole genome shotgun sequence includes:
- the HTR6 gene encoding 5-hydroxytryptamine receptor 6, translated as MAEDFGRPNASVFGERSLAGGNSWVAAFLCFIILLTTLGNSLLILLIFTQRSLRNTSNYFLVSLFMSDLMVGLVVMPPAMLNQLYGRWVLEGEFCSIWYSFDVMCCSASILNLCVISLDRYLLIISPLKYKLRMTFCRAVWLIFATWTLAALASFLPIKMGWHELEFEIRPLNSTSHMEEDQCRLLVSLPYALIASCLTFFLPSMAISFTYCRILLAARKQAVQVASLTTNMASTFDEPLQQVPGAQSQAAGLGENRKFANKHSKKALKASLTLGILLGMFFVAWLPFFVTNVTQAVCDCVPAAFFDVLTWLGYCNSTMNPIIYPLFMRDFKRAMAKYLPCCRRSWEGRPSAISLSMRNSNSGPRLGLSLKNVLTLQGETDSGDSVIQMNEHLLLPACRDPHLESIPATGADSVNLFDLEHTDQELQINQLNTPMA; from the exons ATGGCAGAAGACTTCGGGAGACCCAATGCCAGTGTGTTTGGGGAGAGATCCCTGGCAGGGGGGAACAGCTGGGTGGCCGCCTTCCTGTGCTTCATCATCCTGCTGACCACCCTGGGCAACTCCCTGCTCATCCTGCTGATCTTCACGCAGCGCTCCCTGCGCAACACCTCCAACTACTTCCTGGTGTCCCTCTTCATGTCCGACCTGATGGTGGGCTTGGTGGTCATGCCCCCCGCCATGCTGAACCAGCTGTACGGCCGCTGGGTGCTGGAGGGCGAGTTCTGCTCCATCTGGTACTCCTTCGATGTCATGTGCTGCAGCGCCTCCATCCTCAACCTCTGCGTCATCAGCCTGGACCGGTACCTGCTCATCATTTCCCCACTCAAGTACAAGCTCCGGATGACCTTCTGCAGGGCCGTGTGGCTCATCTTCGCCACCTGGACCCTGGCCGCCCTGGCTTCCTTCCTGCCTATCAAAATGGGGTGGCATGAGCTGGAGTTTGAGATCAGGCCCCTCAATAGCACCTCCCACATGGAAGAGGACCAGTGCAGGCTCCTGGTCAGTCTGCCCTACGCTCTGATTGCCTCCTGCCTGACTTTCTTCCTCCCATCCATGGCCATCTCCTTCACCTACTGCCGGATCCTCCTGGCCGCCAGGAAACAAGCGGTGCAGGTGGCTTCGCTCACCACCAACATGGCCAGCACCTTCGACGAGCCCCTGCAGCAG GTCCCCGGAGCACAAAGCCAAGCTGCAGGCCTGGGGGAGAACAGGAAGTTTGCCAACAAGCACAGCAAAAAGGCGCTGAAGGCCAGCTTgaccctgggcatcctgctgggaATGTTCTTTGTGGCCTGGCTCCCCTTCTTTGTCACTAACGTGACCCAA GCAGTGTGCGACTGCGTCCCCGCTGCCTTCTTTGACGTGCTCACCTGGCTTGGCTACTGCAACAGCACcatgaaccccatcatctacccCCTCTTCATGAGGGACTTCAAGAGAGCCATGGCCAAGTACCTGCCCTGCTGCCGGCGCTCTTGGGAAGGCAGACCCAGCGCCATCTCCCTGTCCATGCGGAACTCCAACAGCGGGCCCCGGCTGGGGCTGTCCCTCAAGAACGTCCTCACGCTGCAGGGCGAGACGGACTCAGGTGACTCGGTCATCCAGATGAACGAGCACCTCTTGCTGCCGGCCTGCAGAGACCCGCACCTGGAGTCCATCCCGGCCACAGGGGCCGACTCGGTCAACCTCTTCGACTTGGAACACACGGACCAGGAGCTGCAGATCAACCAGCTGAACACGCCCATGGCTTGA